One Nicotiana tomentosiformis chromosome 4, ASM39032v3, whole genome shotgun sequence genomic window carries:
- the LOC138910411 gene encoding uncharacterized protein: MTRSSGKKVLPYELEIEKQLRQLRKKRNLPENTKNVRQSSTKKVMTGDDDSVDLAAREAVQQRENAVRDAEETALRNAQIVYEEERARRIAQNIPLGADQFKKYCSRCWETTGLTPASRRTLSNTAGGLLMKKTSEEIVTILYELSKDANQWPSEIAETRRSTGVHQVDANTSVKVKLDSMAKEIRKLTLASIHSEPQAACDICERGHPTHECKASMEEVNVIGNYNFNSMGQKHPGFSWCSPGDERLDAHGATIKEFGIGLRNLEKQVGQIATILSKRIPVKEPTPIQKEVVPEKESAEQLKNEVYKKKKGKKGTKKKKKEENSRRYESEESKHILALPFPQKLYRKKLDKKFERFLDMLKQVNINFPFTEVLSQMPAYAKFLTEILTKKRNIEETSVVKVTKHFSAILQNKLPQNCGDPGSFTIP; this comes from the exons atgactcgatcctctGGGAAGAAAGTGCTACCTTATGAACTagaaatcgagaaacaactgcgacaattgaggaagaaaagaaatctccccgagaatacaaagaatgttaggcaatcctcaaccaagaaAGTTATGACGGGAGATGATGATAGTGTTGATTTGGCTGCACGAGAGGCAGTCCAGCAAAGAGAAAACGCTGTACGAGATGCTGAGGAGACAGCTCTTCGAAATGCACAAATTGTCTATGAAGAGGAGAGGGCTCGGAGAATTGCTCAGAATATACCTTTGGGCGCAGACCAATTCAAAAAATATTGCTCCCGGTGCTGGGAGACCACTGG attgacaccagcctcacgcagaacattgagcaataCAGCTGGAGGtctgttgatgaagaagacttcagaggagatagtcacaattctataTGAGTTATCTaaggatgcaaatcagtggccctctgaaattGCTGAAACAAGAAGATCAAccggtgttcaccaagttgacgcTAACACATCGGTGAAGGTAAAACTTGATTCCATGGCCAAAGAAATAAGGAAgttgaccttagcctcgatacacaGTGAGCCCCAGGCAGCGTGTGATATATGtgaaagaggacaccctactcatgagtgtaaGGCCTCAATGGAGGAAGTTAATGTCATtgggaattataacttcaattcaatgggtcagaagcaccctggGTTTTCATGGTGTTCACCTGGAG atgagaggttagatgctcatggtgcaaCTATCAAAGAATTTGGCATAGGGCTGCGAAACTTGGAGaaacaagtgggacaaattgccaCAATATTGTCTAAAAGGATCCCAG TGAAAGAGCCCACCCCTatccaaaaagaggtggtacCAGAAAAAGAAAGTGCGGAGCAGCTGAAAAATGAAGtttataagaagaagaaaggcaagaaaggaactaagaaaaagaaaaaggaagagaatTCAAGAAGGTATGAATCTGAAGAGAGCAAGCATATTCttgctttaccttttccccaaaagctttaTAGAAAGAAGCTGGACAAgaaatttgagagatttctggatatgctgaaacaagtcaatataaattttccattcaCTGAGGTGCTCTctcaaatgccagcttatgccaagttcttgacggaaatccttacaaagaagagaaaTATAGAAGAAACATCAGTAGTCAAGGTCACAAAGCATTTCagcgcaatcttgcaaaacaaactcccacaaaactgtggagatccagggagttttactataccttga